One region of Oscillatoria salina IIICB1 genomic DNA includes:
- a CDS encoding Crp/Fnr family transcriptional regulator, with the protein MYSPTPIPEASRPFLTWQRILDWAQIHYRDRIFLKDERVPARPGLLYLVHRGAIRLVGTAQVSPTGNKQASSPITEEGFLGFIGAGQPFEIVAQSPFTLQAYAHVDQTSVIWMYWHDLDNWPHFRREVLDAFRYQHQRKLLWLSTLGQRRTIDRLLGFITLLIEEYGERTEKGYFLPYPLTHAQIGSAIGSTRVTVTRLMGKLRQKGLITIEGDNLICLPHASL; encoded by the coding sequence ATGTATTCCCCAACCCCTATACCAGAGGCATCCCGACCTTTTTTAACTTGGCAAAGAATTCTTGATTGGGCGCAAATACATTATCGAGACCGGATTTTCCTGAAAGATGAGCGCGTTCCGGCTCGTCCTGGACTGTTATATTTAGTCCATAGGGGAGCTATTCGCCTAGTGGGTACGGCACAAGTTAGTCCGACGGGGAATAAACAAGCATCGTCGCCAATTACAGAAGAAGGTTTTTTGGGTTTCATCGGCGCGGGGCAGCCTTTTGAAATTGTGGCACAATCTCCTTTTACTCTCCAAGCTTATGCTCATGTTGACCAAACTTCGGTAATTTGGATGTATTGGCACGATTTGGACAATTGGCCCCACTTCCGACGAGAAGTGTTAGATGCTTTTCGCTACCAACACCAGCGTAAATTACTTTGGTTAAGTACCCTCGGACAGCGACGCACGATCGATCGTTTGTTAGGATTTATTACGCTACTGATTGAAGAATATGGCGAACGCACCGAAAAAGGTTACTTTTTGCCTTATCCTTTGACTCATGCTCAAATTGGTAGTGCGATTGGTTCCACTCGCGTCACTGTTACTCGTTTGATGGGTAAATTGCGCCAAAAAGGCTTAATTACTATCGAAGGTGATAATTTGATTTGTTTACCTCATGCTTCTCT